One stretch of Cottoperca gobio chromosome 18, fCotGob3.1, whole genome shotgun sequence DNA includes these proteins:
- the znf219 gene encoding zinc finger protein 219 isoform X2, whose amino-acid sequence MDSPPECVLSLSCEQPQSPPTLPSLDHSPQASSPHTQLSLPDSPVVLPIHSSEPSPQSPDTTPYFPLSPFPLLEDNNNNHHGVDEEDDEEGLDGVPPSPTPAGALFPGGGDKEAGCSPGLDSSSPATPSAPLLGFGALELALSSGQSGNCNDELDLQLFQKDTVTRAIPGVGGALPGPALRFPCHVCGKRFRFQSILSLHARAHSLDRDRRASALYRTGLPSAPLKQHLKIQQNHKDLIQNHRSHPNQRILPGTLIQHLTEEEDVDGEVKGLDDGLQTDQNPNFLLDDSTPLTPPLTEDPVSVTPPYSSTIGEGASTPIAPTFRCHACKGKFRTASELARHVRILHNPYKCTLCPFSASQEESLASHLQEYHPSPEVPALPPAFNSRPVIATPDTPVPTPTHTPAPTPITPQVTAAATAAATAAATAAASPTLPAFRCEVCGQRFTQSWFLKGHMRKHKDSLDHKCQVCGRGFKEPWFLKNHMKVHLNKLGLKAGLGTLGGPGGAEQQAKGSASNQSLNALYSSLLLAQQRGGRGGHGRSERETGGRMGMGSSKSAILGYLGLPSDGSGASCMERLQAVAQVAEMGNGGGGGIGGSGVGDPGRATRGGGTGETTASISEGGDQATWWQLVARSLAVAQQQQQQQQQQQQQQQQQRPHQRGQQQGQRGPGRSSVITEADQVRAYLGGLDPREESGGAGGPWECPDCGKLFRSLQQVVVHARVHTQRPQKGGGGEEEGSGSRRGAGLGRGGSSEVRQESQLHSGGSQQTGGVRQESKLHSGGSHQAEAATGFHSVISSFKGENGLTAVSSIPSVPTRERVRGRGIKDCPYCGKAFRSSHHLKVHLRVHTGERPYKCPHCDYAGTQSGSLKYHLQRHHREQRNALSASSNSSSSGLTSTINTLTSGTSGLGKQRRSQLNHCPVNRGPTDTPTSLPSQQSWLLGLPDQREHRKALAALRDVDLETQYRYLSGVMGALYQGGMEGGWIRESPPPKAPKVSRRKPLTTSRMVQPSSDKEGPAPSTQEGGFEPLDLSRRPSPGLGGLEEDGGMSVGEVVGVGGVDGKGDSSTGVKLSQCLFCPFRTASAELMAMHLQVNHTSKSRRKRAPSTILDGDGALKATKPRMDQSELDSLTIWRHVTEADSQAPVGEWSSTQAKTLNGLSEDTEDHLDDILNHPDVASVSKNVRGSLALKGKMEADEEEQEEDLDENLENSSLGGFRGPGSEDVPRSFTSPELQQHAGRGGKSLN is encoded by the exons ATGGATTCTCCGCCagagtgtgtgttgtctctTTCATGTGAGCAGCCCCAGTCTCCcccaacattgccatccctagacCACAGCCCCCAGGCCTCTTCTCCTCACACTCAGCTCTCTCTACCCGACAGCCCTGTTGTCCTTCCCATTCACAGCTCCGAACCTTCCCCTCAGAGCCCGGACACCACGCCttatttccccctctctccattTCCCCTCCTTGAAGACAATAACAACAATCACCACGGTGTTGATGAAGAAGATGACGAGGAAGGGCTGGATGGAGTTCCTCCATCCCCAACCCCGGCAGGGGCTCTGTTCCCAGGAGGAGGAGATAAGGAAGCCGGATGCAGCCCTGGTTTGGACTCATCTTCACCAGCCACACCATCAGCGCCACTCCTTGGGTTTGGAGCCCTGGAGCTGGCCCTCTCATCTGGGCAGAGTGGAAACTGCAACGATGAGTTAGACCTCCAGCTGTTCCAGAAAGATACTGTTACCAGGGCGATACCTGGAGTAGGTGGGGCTTTACCAGGGCCTGCGCTCAGGTTTCCCTGTCATGTATGTGGAAAGAGATTCCGATTCCAAAGCATTTTATCTCTTCATGCCCGAGCTCACAGTCTGGACCGAGACCGCCGAGCTTCAGCCCTTTACCGGACTGGACTCCCCTCAGCCCCCCTAAAGCAGCACCTCAAAATccaacaaaaccacaaagacTTAATCCAGAATCACCGAAGTCACCCAAACCAGCGTATACTGCCAGGGACTCTCATCCAGCATCtcacagaagaagaggatgtTGATGGTGAGGTCAAAGGTCTTGATGACGGCCTACAGACAGACCAGAACCCAAACTTTTTACTGGATGACAGCACACCATTGACCCCTCCACTTACAGAGGACCCTGTTTCTGTGACCCCACCCTATTCTTCTACCATCGGGGAGGGTGCGTCTACTCCTATAGCGCCTACGTTTCGCTGCCATGCTTGCAAAGGAAAATTCCGCACAGCTTCGGAGTTGGCGCGCCATGTCCGCATTCTTCACAACCCGTATAAATGCACTCTTTGTCCTTTCTCTGCCAGCCAAGAAGAGAGCCTGGCATCTCACTTGCAGGAGTACCATCCTTCCCCTGAGGTACCTGCTCTGCCACCGGCCTTCAACTCCAGGCCGGTCATTGCAACCCCTGATACTCCTGTGCCCACGCCAACCCATACCCCAGCCCCAACCCCAATAACCCCACAGgtgacagcagcagctacagcagcagctacagcagcagctacagcgGCAGCATCCCCCACACTGCCAGCATTTCGCTGTGAAGTTTGTGGACAACGGTTTACCCAGTCTTGGTTCCTGAAGGGACACATGCGAAAGCACAAGGACTCCTTGGACCATAAGTGCCAGGTATGCGGCCGTGGCTTCAAAGAGCCTTGGTTCCTCAAAAACCACATGAAAGTACATCTCAACAAGCTTGGTCTGAAAGCCGGGCTAGGAACCCTTGGGGGACCAGGAGGTGCAGAGCAGCAAGCCAAAGGCTCTGCTAGTAATCAGTCACTCAACGCCCTCTATTCAAGCCTTCTTCTTGCCCAGCAAAGAGGTGGTAGAGGTGGACATGgaagatcagagagagaaacggGAGGCAGAATGGGGATGGGCTCAAGCAAGTCAGCCATCCTGGGCTACCTTGGGTTGCCTAGTGATGGCAGTGGGGCCAGCTGCATGGAGAGACTTCAAGCAGTGGCTCAGGTGGCAGAGATGGGAAATGGTGGTGGTGGCGGCATTGGTGGCTCAGGAGTAGGGGACCCAGGAAGAGCAACTCGAGGAGGGGGCACTGGTGAAACTACAGCATCAATTTCAGAAGGAGGGGATCAGGCAACTTGGTGGCAGCTGGTGGCTCGCAGCCTTGCAgtagctcagcagcagcagcagcagcagcagcaacagcagcagcagcagcagcagcagaggcccCACCAGAGAGGCCAGCAGCAGGGCCAGCGAGGCCCAGGTCGTAGCTCGGTGATCACAGAGGCCGACCAAGTTAGAGCCTACCTTGGAGGCCTGGATCCAAGAGAAGAGTCTGGCGGAGCAGGAGGGCCATGGGAATGTCCAGACTGTGGAAAGCTATTCCGCAGCCTGCAGCAAGTGGTGGTTCATGCTCGTGTTCACACTCAGAGGCCTCAGAAAGGAGGTGGTGGCGAAGAGGAGGGAAGTGGTAGTCGTAGAGGAGCGGGGCTaggaagaggaggcagcagTGAAGTGAGACAGGAATCTCAGCTACACAGTGGTGGATCCCAACAAACAGGAGGAGTGAGACAGGAATCAAAACTGCACAGTGGTGGATCACATCAAGCAGAAGCAGCTACGGGGTTTCACTCTGTCATCTCAAGCTTCAAAG GAGAAAATGGCTTGACAGCAGTCTCCTCCATACCTTCAGTTCCCACCAGGGAGCGAGTGCGTGGTAGAGGGATAAAAGACTGCCCCTACTGTGGTAAAGCCTTCCGCTCTTCACACCATCTCAAAGTGCACCTGAGAgttcacacag GTGAGAGACCCTACAAATGTCCCCACTGTGATTATGCGGGTACCCAGTCAGGCTCACTGAAGTACCACCTCCAGCGGCACCACAGGGAGCAACGCAACGCCTTGTCAGCCTCCTCCAATTCCTCCTCCAGTGGTCTCACCTCCACTATCAACACTCTGACCTCTGGAACCTCTGGGCTGGGGAAGCAGCGCCGTTCCCAGCTCAACCACTGCCCCGTTAACCGAGGCCCAACCGACACCCCCACCTCTTTGCCCAGCCAGCAGTCCTGGCTCCTGGGACTTCCAGACCAGCGGGAACACCGGAAGGCCTTGGCGGCTCTAAGGGATGTCGATTTGGAGACCCAGTACAGGTATCTGTCCGGAGTAATGGGGGCCCTTTACCAAGGTGGAATGGAAGGAGGCTGGATCAGGGAGTCTCCCCCACCCAAGGCCCCGAAAGTGTCCCGTCGTAAGCCACTTACTACTAGCCGAATGGTTCAGCCGTCGAGTGACAAGGAAGGGCCTGCGCCTTCAACTCAAGAGGGTGGGTTTGAACCACTGGATCTGTCTCGTCGACCCTCACCCGGCCTTGGAGGCttggaggaggatggaggtATGAGTGTGGGGGAGGTAGTAGGTGTTGGTGGTGTGGATGGCAAAGGGGATAGTTCAACAGGGGTCAAACTGAGCCAGTGTTTGTTCTGCCCTTTCCGTACAGCCTCAGCAGAGCTGATGGCCATGCACCTCCAGGTCAACCACACTAGTAAGTCCAGGCGCAAAAGAGCCCCTTCTACCATCTTGGATGGTGATGGAGCCCTAAAGGCCACCAAGCCCAGGATGGATCAGTCTGAACTTGACTCTCTAACAATATGGAGGCATGTGACTGAGGCAGACTCCCAGGCACCCGTGGGGGAATGGTCCTCAACACAGGCCAAGACCCTGAACGGGCTCTCTGAGGATACGGAAGACCATCTGGATGACATCCTTAACCACCCAGACGTAGCCTCAGTATCCAAGAATGTAAGAGGCAGTCTGGCACTCAAGGGAAAGATGGAGGCAGATGaggaggagcaagaggaggatTTGGATGAGAATTTGGAGAACAGCAGTCTCGGAGGATTCAGAGGACCAGGATCTGAGGATGTCCCTCGCTCTTTCACCAGCCCTGAGCTCCAACAACATGctgggagaggaggaaagagtcTTAACTGA